The Sinomicrobium kalidii genome contains a region encoding:
- a CDS encoding DUF4280 domain-containing protein, whose amino-acid sequence MSSGKIVCQGAMCECQYGDFPDTLKVVSKHKEYVNETDGSEKMIATSMDIGQPFEKKTFGQCKLQPTPGGYKPCQIQVTEWKDFYEKVTLSNGGNVLTEKSKAVCPIAGAPCISITFHGQTASPTSRQTEEKDEETHAMLNPFAAPPGKQEKKVKHHISAE is encoded by the coding sequence ATGAGCAGTGGAAAAATAGTATGCCAGGGCGCTATGTGCGAATGCCAGTACGGGGATTTCCCCGATACCTTAAAAGTGGTAAGCAAACACAAGGAATACGTGAACGAAACCGATGGCAGTGAAAAAATGATCGCTACCAGTATGGACATCGGGCAACCCTTTGAAAAGAAAACCTTCGGGCAATGCAAACTGCAGCCCACACCCGGGGGATACAAACCCTGCCAGATACAGGTAACCGAGTGGAAAGATTTTTATGAAAAAGTGACCCTGAGCAACGGAGGTAACGTACTTACGGAGAAAAGTAAGGCCGTGTGCCCCATAGCGGGAGCACCCTGTATCAGTATTACTTTTCACGGGCAGACGGCATCGCCGACATCCCGGCAAACGGAAGAAAAGGATGAGGAAACACACGCTATGCTCAATCCCTTTGCAGCACCTCCGGGCAAACAGGAAAAGAAAGTTAAACACCATATAAGTGCCGAATAA
- a CDS encoding sensor histidine kinase, translating into MSWIIGTLLLFVILVGFIIAITRSYVNRVRDEERQKAAMQLAHSNSLLKHSLDIQEKERTRIASDLHDELISRLYRVKLVSHDKSVDALLRESIDMARRISHDLSPPMLSESDLGDLLKTFLYPVYRKYHMDFFISREEGQYLSGEIKLNIYRIFQELITNIQKHSGATSIQVRLRISRQYVLLSVGDNGTGMPGDTSGGLGVKNIDLRARQLKAYYGFRDNRPAGTKFVLCYERKGNDQHNGG; encoded by the coding sequence ATGTCGTGGATCATCGGAACCCTGCTCCTGTTCGTAATACTTGTAGGATTTATAATTGCCATAACCCGGAGTTACGTAAACCGTGTTCGCGATGAAGAGCGGCAAAAGGCAGCCATGCAACTGGCGCATAGCAACAGCCTGCTGAAACACAGCCTGGATATACAGGAAAAAGAACGGACACGCATAGCTTCAGATTTGCACGATGAACTGATATCCAGGCTCTATAGGGTGAAACTGGTAAGCCATGACAAATCAGTGGATGCCTTGCTCCGTGAAAGTATCGATATGGCGAGAAGAATATCCCATGACCTGTCACCTCCCATGCTTTCGGAAAGCGATCTGGGCGATCTTTTGAAGACATTTTTATATCCTGTATATCGGAAGTACCATATGGATTTCTTTATTTCCCGGGAGGAAGGGCAGTATCTGTCTGGAGAGATCAAGTTAAATATATACCGTATATTCCAGGAATTGATTACCAATATTCAAAAGCATTCCGGGGCTACCTCAATACAGGTAAGACTGAGGATATCCCGGCAGTATGTATTGCTGTCGGTTGGCGATAACGGAACGGGAATGCCCGGCGATACATCGGGGGGGCTGGGGGTAAAGAATATAGATCTGCGGGCGAGGCAACTGAAAGCGTATTACGGTTTCCGGGACAACCGGCCCGCAGGAACTAAATTTGTACTGTGTTATGAAAGGAAAGGGAACGATCAGCATAATGGTGGTTGA
- a CDS encoding response regulator transcription factor gives MKGKGTISIMVVDDDRLVADLLGDYLGEVPGFSVIGVAYSGNSVREKLASGLHPDVIVLDLRMKDGNGEEVINAVISDYPEIRTVVISSYYQPVYLGYMFRLGANAFIPKGIDREELVVIIRKVVEHNHYFDDEQMEVLRCQMASSLPKPPRDQMDALTKREVEVLKLLCYQLTAKEIAEKLYVSKKTVETHKANLLQKTGARNIAGIIIYAAQNGFIKINEIYL, from the coding sequence ATGAAAGGAAAGGGAACGATCAGCATAATGGTGGTTGACGACGACAGACTCGTAGCTGACCTGCTTGGGGACTACCTTGGTGAAGTTCCCGGCTTTTCGGTTATTGGCGTGGCGTATAGCGGGAATTCCGTACGGGAAAAACTGGCATCCGGCCTTCATCCCGATGTGATTGTACTCGACCTGCGCATGAAAGACGGTAACGGGGAAGAAGTTATTAACGCCGTCATATCGGATTATCCGGAGATAAGAACAGTGGTGATATCGTCGTATTACCAGCCGGTATATCTGGGGTATATGTTCCGCCTCGGGGCCAACGCCTTTATTCCCAAGGGAATTGACAGGGAAGAACTGGTTGTTATCATCAGGAAAGTGGTGGAGCATAATCATTATTTCGATGATGAACAGATGGAAGTATTGCGCTGTCAAATGGCGTCGTCCCTGCCCAAACCACCTCGCGACCAGATGGATGCCCTCACCAAAAGAGAGGTTGAGGTATTGAAACTGCTTTGTTATCAGCTTACGGCAAAGGAAATCGCCGAAAAGCTATACGTGAGTAAAAAAACGGTAGAGACCCACAAGGCCAATCTCTTACAGAAAACCGGGGCGAGGAACATTGCCGGGATCATTATCTATGCTGCCCAGAACGGTTTTATAAAGATCAACGAGATCTACTTGTAA
- a CDS encoding GH25 family lysozyme produces MTIHNDEHKAFLHALSDKGKSHLNLEEVLREMYFTRETGRAFIFQNKGKYGVFYLRKTIYDNEELKDVEIRKFWELVAFIQYLRDHFYLYPVSSLSHEDNITAIHEDYYIRPRIDGNRIVLGKAGEHTLTPREILNTDGKTLYKGIVYDSTYYYSLLENLTGNFILSNKFATLVHKDESTSEKPAKKQKNNTAHILRGMLLGLVFVLLFFIFIVYLKDRKTYLQKTQVPDIPEISHTNKLDSILKAIGKLAPAVHTTDTVLKNKEVHYGIDISRFNGKVVTKLPYLDSLSFVICKATEGMYYTDPYFKFNWKHLEQTGLIRGAYHFYRTGEDPVVQARHFLETAGDFSHKVIMPIVDVESEKGVEITVDSLRNALLQFLDVIESETGRQPMIYTNTAFANRYLKDSVYARYPLWIADYNGKSTPEIPHTWKDKGFFIWQRSPNYTIDSDTTDIDIFYGNPEKLYK; encoded by the coding sequence ATGACTATCCATAACGATGAACATAAAGCCTTTCTGCACGCGCTTTCCGACAAGGGAAAAAGCCACCTAAACCTGGAGGAAGTTCTCAGGGAGATGTATTTTACCCGGGAAACCGGCAGGGCTTTTATTTTTCAGAACAAGGGTAAATACGGGGTTTTCTATCTCCGTAAAACGATATATGATAACGAGGAGCTGAAAGATGTGGAAATCCGAAAATTCTGGGAACTGGTGGCATTTATCCAATACCTGAGGGATCATTTTTACCTGTATCCTGTCTCTTCCCTGTCTCATGAAGACAATATCACGGCTATTCATGAGGATTACTACATCCGCCCCCGAATAGACGGCAACAGGATCGTACTGGGCAAAGCGGGAGAGCATACCCTAACCCCCAGGGAAATCCTGAATACAGACGGGAAAACCCTGTACAAGGGAATAGTGTACGACAGCACTTATTACTATTCCCTCCTGGAAAACCTTACGGGAAATTTTATACTGTCAAACAAGTTTGCCACACTGGTCCATAAGGATGAAAGTACATCCGAAAAGCCCGCTAAAAAGCAAAAAAACAACACTGCCCATATATTGAGAGGAATGCTGCTCGGACTTGTTTTTGTACTGTTGTTCTTTATTTTTATCGTTTACCTGAAAGATCGTAAAACATACCTGCAGAAAACACAGGTCCCGGATATTCCGGAAATCTCCCATACGAATAAACTGGATAGTATTCTGAAAGCGATCGGGAAACTCGCCCCGGCAGTCCATACGACGGATACGGTTTTAAAAAACAAAGAGGTCCACTACGGTATAGACATTTCCAGGTTTAACGGAAAAGTGGTAACGAAACTTCCATACCTGGATTCTCTTTCGTTTGTGATCTGTAAAGCCACCGAAGGCATGTATTACACGGATCCGTATTTTAAGTTTAACTGGAAACACCTGGAGCAAACCGGCTTAATACGCGGTGCCTATCATTTTTACCGCACAGGCGAAGACCCGGTGGTACAGGCCCGGCACTTTCTGGAAACGGCAGGGGATTTCAGCCATAAGGTCATTATGCCCATCGTGGATGTGGAATCGGAAAAGGGTGTGGAAATAACCGTCGATTCATTACGTAACGCCCTGCTGCAGTTCCTTGATGTTATAGAAAGTGAAACCGGCCGGCAACCTATGATCTATACCAATACCGCCTTTGCCAATCGCTATCTCAAAGATTCCGTGTATGCGCGCTACCCGTTGTGGATAGCCGACTATAATGGGAAAAGCACTCCGGAAATCCCCCATACCTGGAAGGACAAGGGGTTTTTCATCTGGCAGCGCTCCCCGAACTACACCATCGATTCTGATACTACCGATATCGATATTTTTTACGGAAACCCTGAAAAACTTTACAAGTAG
- a CDS encoding alkaline phosphatase, which yields MMISRSSLAILLFGLLAVSLSHAQQTARIHSHNDYEQPVPFWTAMASGLSSVEVDIFLKNDTLYATHEEHEIKAGRTIASLYLEPLKKAMDLELEIPGKLQLLVDLKSEPYTTLDRLTALLEEYPEITGSKRISIVISGNRPSPEDYTGYPDYIRFDHQRLERPAGDEAWSRVALISLNFRGFSVWNGKGRLTEDDYAKVKAAIDKAHELGKPFRFWAAPDSKTAWKAFADMGLDFINTDMPFRSSAYLRTLNSRVYQNTITSEVYTPTYATDGKALPVENVILLIGDGNGLTQISAATLANGGQLTLTKLKNIGFLKTQSSDDFTTDSAAAGTALATGEKTYNRAIGVGDSGNALKNMTELLAEHGFLSGIITTDKITGATPAAFYAHRRDRSEEEGIRKDLLKSHLSLFVGGGKNDFSGGLEENGFTILDEIDNLGKSRQDKVGVFLSGGDVPGVLEGRGSQLAGAVRNGLEFLSSGDTPFFLMVEGAKIDSYGHTNNTAGIITEGIDFDRAVTEAVKYADKTGNTLVVVTADHETSGFSIPQGNVDGKIIEGDFTTFDHTGVMVPVFAYGPHSDKFRGVYENNRIFDKIVTILTKPKKAK from the coding sequence ATGATGATATCAAGGTCTTCGCTGGCAATATTACTGTTCGGTCTTTTGGCAGTGTCATTGTCACACGCCCAGCAAACCGCAAGAATACATTCCCATAACGATTACGAACAACCGGTACCGTTCTGGACGGCCATGGCCAGTGGGTTGTCTTCCGTGGAAGTGGACATATTCCTGAAGAATGATACGCTCTATGCCACTCATGAAGAGCATGAGATAAAGGCGGGGAGGACTATAGCAAGCCTCTATCTGGAGCCTTTAAAAAAGGCAATGGACCTGGAGCTGGAAATTCCCGGGAAACTACAGTTGTTAGTGGATCTGAAATCGGAACCGTATACTACTTTGGATAGATTGACAGCACTTCTGGAAGAATATCCTGAAATAACGGGGAGTAAAAGGATTTCCATAGTGATATCCGGAAACAGGCCCTCTCCGGAAGATTATACCGGCTATCCGGACTATATACGGTTCGATCATCAACGCCTGGAACGTCCTGCCGGTGATGAGGCCTGGAGCAGGGTTGCACTGATTAGCCTCAATTTCAGGGGTTTTTCGGTCTGGAATGGAAAAGGAAGGCTCACGGAAGATGATTACGCAAAGGTAAAAGCTGCCATTGACAAAGCACATGAACTTGGTAAACCTTTCCGGTTCTGGGCGGCACCCGATTCCAAAACCGCCTGGAAAGCCTTTGCGGATATGGGACTGGATTTTATCAATACCGATATGCCTTTCCGCTCATCAGCTTACCTGCGTACATTAAACAGTCGTGTATATCAGAATACAATTACTTCGGAAGTGTACACGCCCACTTATGCCACAGACGGGAAAGCACTCCCGGTCGAAAATGTTATTTTACTGATAGGGGACGGTAATGGCCTTACCCAGATATCTGCTGCCACACTGGCAAACGGCGGACAATTGACGCTAACAAAGCTGAAGAACATCGGCTTTTTGAAAACACAATCTTCGGACGATTTCACTACGGATTCCGCCGCCGCCGGTACCGCACTTGCCACGGGTGAGAAAACTTATAACCGGGCCATAGGAGTGGGCGATTCCGGGAACGCCCTGAAAAATATGACGGAGCTGCTTGCCGAACACGGTTTTCTTTCCGGGATAATTACCACCGATAAGATAACGGGGGCCACCCCGGCAGCGTTTTACGCCCACCGTAGGGACCGGTCGGAAGAAGAAGGGATCCGAAAGGACCTTTTGAAAAGTCATTTGTCCCTGTTTGTAGGGGGAGGAAAAAACGATTTCTCCGGAGGTCTTGAGGAGAACGGCTTTACTATCCTGGATGAAATTGACAACCTCGGGAAAAGCCGTCAGGATAAAGTGGGGGTGTTTCTTTCGGGAGGAGACGTTCCCGGCGTTCTCGAAGGCCGGGGAAGCCAACTGGCCGGGGCTGTACGTAATGGTCTGGAATTTTTGTCTTCCGGTGATACACCTTTCTTTCTGATGGTGGAAGGTGCAAAGATCGACAGTTACGGACATACCAACAATACGGCCGGAATTATTACGGAAGGTATAGACTTCGACAGGGCGGTCACAGAAGCCGTGAAGTATGCCGACAAGACCGGGAATACACTTGTTGTGGTCACCGCCGATCACGAAACCTCCGGGTTCAGTATTCCACAGGGAAATGTAGACGGGAAGATCATAGAGGGCGATTTTACCACTTTTGATCATACGGGTGTTATGGTCCCCGTATTTGCTTACGGTCCTCATTCCGATAAGTTCCGGGGTGTTTATGAAAACAACAGGATTTTTGATAAAATAGTAACGATCCTTACAAAACCAAAAAAGGCAAAATAA
- the metK gene encoding methionine adenosyltransferase yields the protein MAYLFTSESVSEGHPDKVADQISDALLDNFLAFDSESKVACETLVTTGQVVLAGEVKSKTYLDLQHIAREVINNIGYTKGEYQFSGDSCGVISLIHEQSQDINQGVDRASKDEQGAGDQGMMFGYATKETENYMPLALDISHKILQTLARLRKEGKEIPYLRPDAKAQVTIEYSDDDIPQRIVTIVVSTQHDAFDKDDTAMLKKIKEDIINILIPKVKAQLPGDLQKLFTDNIQYHINPTGKFVIGGPHGDTGLTGRKIIIDTYGGKGAHGGGAFSGKDPSKVDRSGAYASRHIAKNLVAAGVADEVLVQVSYAIGVVEPTSISVNTYGKSNVNLTDGEIAGVVRQLFDMRPAAIEERLKLRNPIYLETAAYGHMGKTPETVTKVFESPYSGRVEKEVELFTWEKLDYVDRIKEAFSV from the coding sequence ATGGCTTATTTATTTACGTCCGAATCTGTCAGTGAAGGACACCCGGACAAGGTGGCAGATCAGATATCCGATGCCCTTCTGGACAATTTCCTGGCCTTTGATTCCGAATCCAAAGTAGCCTGTGAGACCCTGGTAACCACGGGACAGGTAGTCCTGGCGGGAGAAGTGAAATCCAAAACATACCTGGACCTTCAGCACATTGCCAGGGAAGTGATTAATAACATAGGATATACCAAGGGGGAATACCAGTTCAGCGGGGATTCCTGCGGGGTAATTTCACTTATACACGAGCAGTCACAGGATATCAACCAGGGTGTGGACCGTGCCAGCAAGGACGAACAGGGCGCCGGCGATCAGGGTATGATGTTCGGTTATGCCACAAAGGAAACGGAGAACTACATGCCGCTGGCACTGGATATTTCACATAAGATATTGCAAACCCTGGCCCGATTGCGGAAGGAAGGAAAGGAAATTCCCTACCTGCGCCCGGATGCCAAGGCCCAGGTGACCATAGAATACAGCGATGACGATATCCCTCAGCGTATTGTAACCATTGTGGTATCCACGCAGCACGACGCTTTTGACAAAGACGATACCGCCATGCTGAAAAAAATCAAGGAGGACATTATCAATATACTGATCCCAAAAGTAAAAGCACAGTTACCCGGTGACCTTCAAAAGCTATTTACGGATAATATACAGTACCATATCAACCCTACGGGAAAATTCGTGATAGGCGGGCCTCATGGCGACACGGGACTTACCGGGCGAAAGATCATCATAGACACCTATGGCGGAAAGGGAGCCCATGGCGGAGGTGCATTTTCCGGAAAAGATCCGAGCAAGGTTGACCGCAGCGGGGCCTATGCCTCACGTCATATTGCCAAAAACCTGGTGGCCGCAGGTGTGGCAGATGAAGTGCTCGTGCAGGTAAGTTACGCCATCGGGGTGGTTGAACCTACTTCCATCAGCGTAAACACCTACGGAAAATCCAACGTTAACCTTACCGACGGGGAAATAGCCGGGGTAGTAAGACAACTTTTCGACATGCGCCCGGCAGCTATCGAGGAGCGGTTAAAACTCCGCAACCCGATTTACCTGGAGACCGCAGCATACGGCCATATGGGAAAAACCCCGGAAACCGTGACCAAGGTCTTTGAATCTCCTTACAGCGGAAGAGTGGAAAAGGAAGTGGAACTCTTTACCTGGGAAAAACTGGATTACGTAGACCGGATCAAAGAAGCTTTCTCCGTCTGA
- a CDS encoding helix-turn-helix transcriptional regulator, which produces MKNRIKVLRAEQDMTQAQLATAVEVSRQTINAIEKGKFDPSLPLAFRIARLFELSIEDIFQDEEAG; this is translated from the coding sequence ATGAAAAATCGTATAAAGGTACTCAGAGCTGAACAAGACATGACCCAGGCTCAGTTGGCTACTGCAGTTGAGGTTTCCCGGCAAACAATCAATGCTATTGAAAAAGGCAAATTCGATCCCAGTTTGCCGCTTGCATTTAGAATTGCCCGGTTATTTGAGTTATCCATTGAGGATATTTTTCAGGATGAAGAAGCAGGTTGA
- a CDS encoding serine hydrolase domain-containing protein yields the protein MNLKYQFAGFLLLMGISVFPQELKTANPDDAGFSAERLNAIDGVIENYVKNNKVAGAVALIARNGKIVYHKGIGYSDIKEKRKMQPNTIFRIASQTKAITSVAVMMLYEEGKLLLDDPVSKYIPEFKDAGVLDEFNPADSTYTTVPAEREVTIRDLLTHTSGISYAVIGAKEANAIYAKAGVPAGFVAEPVKLADKMKILGGLPLIHQPGERFTYGLNTDVLGYVVEVVSGKSLDRFFRERIFGPLQMNDTYFYLPTDKQDRLAEVYVENEAGKTVEAPQVSHGEIDKDYPLLGSTYFSGGAGLSSTARDYSVFLQMLLSGGEYNGKRLLSPNTVRLMTTNQIGEKSLYHNNKFGLGFEVVSEEGSSVFPWHKGSFSWGGYFGSHYWADPESGIVAVILTQETPNSEWNEISGKFKNMVYSALME from the coding sequence ATGAACTTAAAATACCAATTCGCCGGATTCCTGCTCCTTATGGGGATTTCGGTTTTTCCCCAGGAACTGAAAACTGCAAACCCGGATGATGCGGGCTTTTCTGCCGAGCGCCTGAACGCTATAGACGGGGTCATAGAAAATTACGTAAAGAATAATAAGGTGGCCGGAGCTGTTGCTTTGATCGCCAGAAATGGAAAAATAGTATACCATAAGGGTATAGGGTATAGCGATATAAAAGAGAAAAGAAAAATGCAGCCCAATACCATTTTCCGTATAGCCTCCCAGACCAAGGCCATTACCAGTGTGGCTGTAATGATGTTGTATGAAGAAGGTAAACTGCTGCTGGACGACCCAGTTTCCAAGTACATTCCGGAATTTAAGGATGCCGGGGTACTGGATGAATTTAACCCGGCAGATTCTACCTATACCACGGTTCCTGCCGAAAGGGAAGTAACCATACGCGACCTGCTTACACATACCTCCGGGATAAGCTATGCAGTAATAGGAGCTAAAGAGGCCAATGCGATTTATGCAAAGGCCGGGGTTCCCGCGGGTTTTGTAGCCGAACCCGTAAAACTTGCGGACAAAATGAAAATACTGGGTGGACTGCCGTTGATACACCAGCCCGGCGAACGGTTTACCTACGGGTTGAACACGGACGTGCTCGGATATGTTGTTGAGGTAGTCTCTGGCAAATCCCTGGATCGCTTTTTCCGCGAAAGAATTTTTGGCCCCCTGCAGATGAACGATACTTATTTTTACCTGCCGACGGACAAACAGGATCGACTGGCTGAGGTATATGTGGAAAATGAGGCCGGAAAAACCGTAGAAGCTCCCCAGGTAAGTCACGGGGAGATCGACAAGGATTATCCCCTGCTCGGCAGTACCTATTTTTCCGGGGGTGCCGGGCTTTCTTCCACAGCCCGCGATTATTCGGTTTTCCTGCAAATGCTGCTGAGCGGAGGGGAGTATAACGGGAAACGACTGCTTAGCCCGAATACGGTAAGACTTATGACGACAAACCAGATTGGGGAGAAGAGCCTTTATCACAATAACAAATTTGGCCTTGGTTTTGAAGTAGTGAGTGAAGAAGGCAGTTCCGTATTTCCCTGGCATAAAGGTTCCTTTTCATGGGGCGGTTACTTCGGCTCGCATTACTGGGCAGACCCGGAATCCGGGATTGTAGCCGTGATCCTTACGCAGGAAACCCCCAACAGTGAGTGGAATGAAATATCCGGGAAGTTCAAGAATATGGTTTACAGTGCCCTGATGGAATAA
- the lysS gene encoding lysine--tRNA ligase → MQLSEQEIIRREKLGRLRELGIAPYPAALYPVDHTSQQIRDNYEEGKQVVIAGRLMSRRIQGKASFAELQDSAGRIQIYFNRDEICPGDDKTKYNDVYKKLLDIGDIIGIKGELFTTQVGEKTVMVKDFAILSKSLRPLPLPKVDNEGKTYDEFNDPELRYRQRYVDLVVNPQVKETFIKRTRITNSIREFFNKRGYLEVETPILQPIPGGAAARPFISHHNALNIPLYLRIANELYLKRLIVGGFDGVYEFAKDFRNEGMDRTHNPEFTVMELYVAYKDYNWMMDTTEQLLEKVAVDSNGSTRIKVGDKEIDFKAPYPRVPILQSIKEHTGFDVSGMDEVQLREVCAKLDIPANETMGKGKLIDEIFGEKCEHHYIQPTFITDYPREMSPLTKEHRNDPALTERFELMVNGKELANAYSELNDPIDQRERFEEQLRLSEKGDDEAMFIDQDFLRALEYGMPPTSGIGIGIDRLVMLMTDNSSIQEVLFFPQMRPEKKPLDLKENEKTILEILKKHKTLPLEELKTTADLSNKAWDKGMKGLSKLGLLQVVVDGNSKTVMLKEQD, encoded by the coding sequence ATGCAGCTTTCAGAACAGGAAATCATAAGAAGGGAAAAACTCGGCAGGTTAAGGGAACTGGGGATTGCCCCCTATCCGGCAGCTTTGTATCCCGTAGATCACACTTCGCAACAGATCAGGGACAATTACGAAGAAGGCAAACAAGTGGTTATTGCCGGCCGGTTGATGAGCAGAAGGATCCAGGGCAAGGCTTCCTTTGCCGAATTACAGGACAGTGCAGGGAGAATACAGATATACTTTAACCGGGACGAAATTTGTCCGGGTGACGATAAAACCAAATATAATGACGTTTATAAAAAGTTACTTGACATCGGCGACATTATAGGCATCAAAGGCGAATTATTTACCACACAGGTAGGTGAAAAAACGGTTATGGTAAAGGATTTTGCCATCCTTAGCAAATCCCTTCGCCCGCTGCCCCTGCCCAAAGTAGATAACGAAGGAAAAACATATGATGAATTCAATGATCCGGAACTGCGTTACCGCCAGCGTTATGTAGACCTGGTAGTGAACCCGCAGGTCAAGGAAACCTTTATAAAACGGACACGGATCACCAACAGTATTCGGGAATTCTTCAACAAACGCGGATACCTCGAAGTAGAAACCCCCATACTCCAGCCCATACCGGGAGGAGCCGCGGCAAGGCCTTTCATTTCCCATCACAACGCACTCAACATTCCGCTTTATCTGCGTATTGCCAATGAGCTCTACCTGAAAAGGCTCATCGTAGGTGGTTTTGACGGGGTTTATGAATTTGCCAAGGATTTCCGCAATGAAGGCATGGACCGGACACACAACCCGGAATTTACCGTCATGGAACTATATGTGGCCTACAAAGATTATAACTGGATGATGGACACCACCGAACAACTGCTGGAAAAGGTAGCTGTAGATTCCAACGGCAGTACCAGAATAAAAGTGGGAGATAAGGAAATTGACTTTAAAGCCCCTTACCCGAGAGTGCCCATTTTACAATCCATAAAAGAACATACGGGCTTTGACGTTTCCGGAATGGATGAAGTGCAACTTCGCGAAGTATGTGCAAAACTGGACATCCCGGCCAACGAGACCATGGGCAAAGGCAAACTGATCGATGAAATATTCGGTGAGAAATGTGAACACCACTACATACAGCCTACCTTTATTACAGATTACCCCAGGGAGATGAGCCCGTTGACCAAGGAACATCGCAACGACCCGGCACTTACCGAACGTTTTGAACTCATGGTAAACGGCAAGGAACTGGCAAATGCCTATTCCGAACTCAACGATCCCATAGATCAGCGTGAGCGTTTCGAAGAACAGCTGCGCCTGTCTGAAAAAGGCGATGACGAAGCCATGTTCATCGACCAGGATTTTCTCAGGGCACTGGAATACGGCATGCCCCCTACTTCGGGGATCGGAATCGGAATTGACCGGCTGGTAATGCTCATGACCGATAATTCCTCCATACAGGAAGTATTGTTCTTCCCGCAGATGCGACCGGAGAAAAAGCCTTTGGACCTCAAGGAGAACGAGAAAACCATTCTGGAGATCCTCAAAAAGCACAAAACCCTTCCGCTGGAGGAACTCAAGACTACAGCCGACCTGAGCAACAAAGCCTGGGACAAGGGAATGAAAGGCTTGTCCAAACTCGGACTGCTGCAGGTTGTTGTAGATGGCAATTCCAAAACCGTAATGTTAAAAGAACAGGATTGA
- a CDS encoding YqaE/Pmp3 family membrane protein: MSIWRVLFAILFPPLSVLDKGCGSVVIVFLLTLCGWIPGIIAALIILNNPNR; the protein is encoded by the coding sequence ATGAGTATCTGGAGAGTATTATTTGCTATTTTATTTCCGCCCCTGTCTGTTCTGGATAAGGGGTGTGGTTCTGTGGTTATTGTTTTTCTGCTGACGTTATGCGGGTGGATACCCGGGATAATAGCGGCACTGATCATTCTGAATAATCCCAACCGCTAA
- the lipB gene encoding lipoyl(octanoyl) transferase LipB codes for MNKQVEIQDLGSRDYKEVWDYQEELFKGILDIKVRNRREDTAIATPNYFLFVEHPHVYTLGKSGDMQNMLLSEEQLEKKGASFYKINRGGDITYHGPGQIVGYPILDLDNFFTDIHKYLRFLEEVIILTLTEYGLKASRSEGETGVWLDVGTPFARKICAMGVRASRWVTMHGFALNVNADLGYFDHIIPCGIRGKAVTSLNVELGKREVDPEEVKEKIRNHFSRLFEARLVRSSGVLSEK; via the coding sequence ATGAACAAACAAGTTGAAATACAGGATCTGGGTTCCCGTGACTACAAGGAAGTCTGGGACTACCAGGAAGAACTTTTTAAAGGCATTCTGGATATCAAGGTAAGGAACAGAAGGGAGGACACGGCCATAGCCACACCCAATTATTTTCTGTTTGTAGAGCATCCTCATGTTTATACGCTGGGGAAGAGCGGGGACATGCAGAATATGCTGCTCAGTGAAGAACAACTTGAAAAAAAAGGAGCGTCGTTCTACAAGATCAATCGCGGGGGGGATATTACCTATCACGGTCCCGGACAGATCGTGGGTTACCCTATACTGGACCTCGACAATTTTTTTACCGACATACACAAATACCTGCGTTTCCTGGAAGAAGTGATCATCCTTACACTGACAGAATACGGCCTGAAAGCCTCGCGGAGCGAAGGCGAAACCGGGGTATGGCTGGATGTGGGAACGCCCTTTGCCCGGAAAATATGTGCTATGGGCGTACGCGCCTCCCGATGGGTCACCATGCACGGTTTTGCGTTAAATGTCAATGCCGACCTGGGCTATTTTGACCATATCATTCCCTGTGGCATCCGTGGTAAGGCAGTGACCTCCCTGAATGTTGAGCTCGGAAAACGGGAAGTTGACCCGGAAGAGGTCAAGGAAAAGATACGCAATCATTTTTCCCGGCTTTTTGAAGCCCGGCTGGTCAGATCATCAGGAGTATTATCCGAAAAGTAA